tagcgaacactTATTGTTTGAGAAAGTGCTTCGGGCCGATATATATCAtctgacgatcaagagttcatccgatgaaagTGACACGGGGCGCACGTCTATGCGTCCCGTCTCTTCCTATGTGAGTTCTCGGGTTGAACCTCCTCCCGCAGCCATTTTCGATCGCATGGTGCGCCACCTAGAGCTCGTGAgaatttcgaatattggcaaGCTTGTAAGGACAGAATTTGACATGGTTTCATAAGCAGCACCTTACAACGCTTCTGAAACCTGGCAATTGTCGTGGGTGCAGGCACGCTTTCACCGAGTGATTTCAGTGCTCGTTTTTATCGGCGGCAAGCTACGCACTGTATGACGTCACTGTAGTGcgagctttccttttttttggtaAGCATAACAACTTCTTGAGCGAGGTTTCACTTAGACGTTCTCGGTGAACTTTTGCACAGAGGCTCCTAGCTCTGTAGTGGCACCAGCTAGGCTTACTTGGTATAAAGTTTGAGAGCAGCTGCCATCGAAATTGCCCATCATTCACCATAACTATTTTGCATGAGACTGCATCAAAATATTTAGCTGTTATCGCACTGCAGAtgttggccatgttgtttctACCGCTGAAGATTTCTTGCATTGTGGGCTCGATTGGAAGTACCTCGTACCGCACGGGTGGAAAGATGCTACGATGTGCGCTCGCCTACTGGTCGCTGAGCGCCGCCAGCGCTGCCGCCATCGCCTTCGGCAGTGTACTACTCTTGCGCAGTGTTCGTGACGAGGTCGCTTCTTCACTACAGCTCAGCGCTTCGGTGGCGATCAACGTGACCGCTATTGAGACTACGGATCTCGCCATGGAAATGATCAGGTATGCATCTTCCGGATGCTGCAAGCGTAGATTTTTTTATGTAATTCAACCCTTGCAAGAACATTCCGTTGTATGATATTTTTGGCGGCACAGGCGCGCAAGCTAAACCTACGCCACGAGTGATAAATGCATTGCTCATAAGGCACAGTTTCACTCCTAAGGCAAATAACTGGCAAGAATAGCAATACAGCTGACAGCCATAATAAAATATTTGTAATATCTTTCGGACCCTTCAGCATACAGTCGTGACGAGTATGGTGCCTGTGAAGGCAGGCAAGCAGAAACACATCTCTCTGATGTCCGCAAACTTTCACATTCACAGCCCTGGCATGATGCACATGGTAAACACAAGTGATAAAATGCAGCGAGTCGTTTCTCGATGCGTCGAAATAACGGCAGCCGGAAGCGTGCAACACAAGGTAAACGTAGATTCGGGGGTAACTGCGCAAGCAGTTGCAATGACGGAAACAGTCGTCTCGGCTAGCCTAATTTTAAGTCAGCCGCGAGTTAAAAGTGAAGTACTTTTAGCTACCGTTGCCGACGACATTCAAATGACCTTGAGCCCAATACTAGCGCCTCTATCTTGCCACTTCGAATCTGAACACTGGGAAGAAGGCGTCCCGGTAGTCGTGTGTGAAATTTCGAAGCCCTATAGATGGCATGCATTGACGTCAACGAAAGCGTGATAATAGAACACCAGCCATGTGGGGACGCAACATTTCGGATGTCATGTTATTTTTATCAGAGCATGGCATGCAGATACGCACAAATTTGTTCTTGCTGCATGGTTTTCGCATAGATGCAACTTGTTCGTCATAAAGGCCGCCATCGTGGAGTCCCAGTTGCTTTCAAAAGCGGCATTCACAATGTCCTGTGCCCTCCATCTATACATTCGGGAATCTCGTCAAAAGTTCAAAACAGCGTGACCACTGGCAGAGACCCTTTATACGGCATCATTACTTAGGCTAGTTAGTGCCCAAACAACCTTTAAAGAAATGCTGCGTTTGAGTTCGTGTTTTTCACACTATCAGTCAATCTGTAAGGTCCCGTACTTTCTCCTTTTTACTTGCAATCTTAAATAGTAAAGTTCTGAAAACGCGTAATACCTACGTTCCAGAGGCATTTACTGCACCTTACACCCTTCATTTCCCAGCTTGTCGCATGGATATCGAGTTATCTGTGCTCGATTAAGGTAGCATGGTAGGCTTGCTGGTGAATGAGATTAAAATACGAGATAAGACAAAcgggtgacacacacacacacacacacacacacacacacacacacacacacacacagcactttatATCTTTATATAACTTAGCTCATACGTATACAAGGTTAGCAGTGCAAATGTCCTACATGTGGTGCGAACAGGACAGATGCTTCTAAGAAAGAATAACAAAACACACATTTTTTCACGTTAGTGAGAAACTTTATTTCCTGATCTCACAATGAGGTCCGTTATCGAATAACGTGTGCGCTACCAAATTAGACGATGAATTGAGATTCCGTTAGGAAAATAGCATGACGCTTCAATATGCATGTTGTGTTTCCGGCACCCAAAGAAGTGGCCTCACAGATAACTCACACAAAACGGAGGCTGACTGTTTAAATTTATGCTCCTGAACCGCTACATTGGAAGCATATCAACAGTGCCAAAATAAGAATGCGCTTGTGGGTCGCAATCCCTGTACATCGCTTGAAACTGGCTTGGCAATGCGATAAATGGGGTTTTTCGATCGAATTATAGGAGCCGCACTGACGTGACCCGCTATAAAGCGCTTACGAAATACACATGCGCAAAAAAGGCCACTGACAACGAATTCTATCACGCCAACGTGAAATGGTACGCAAGTTTGAGATGCTGCGATCATTTAGTAATAAAGCTCAATCGTTAATAGACCATGTCGTTACTGTTATTCACGAATGAACCCTAGAGCAGATAGAACACATTCAAAGCTTGTGCtgtgtttctatcttccctctctgctcactatccttcatctcccccatccctctcctatgtgcagggtagcaaaccggctgcctatagcctctctgccgttcttttccccctattttccttccttgcttccttcaAAGCTTGTATTGTTGTTGTCATTCGGTAAGCTAGCTGACGTGTATACACTTCTGGAAATAGTTTTGTTTAAAGCTTGCCAGTTACAGTCGCTAAAGACATCACAATAGGCGGAACGAACGCGCGATAAGCAGTGCCAGGTGTAGTTACTGTTGAATTTAACTGATGACAACCCTTTTAGCTAAACTAATTTAGATATCACAGCATTAAAGTATGCAGCATGAACCTTGCACACATAATGATATAGATAATAGTTAGTGATAGCCTAGCCTACATGAGAATCGTCGGTGTGATGACTGTTCTCATTGCAGTATAGAGGAACAGATAAGCAAACATGTTCTTTGGGAGCAGCGGCAAATGGCAAACTGATGATCCCTGAAACATGGTGAAGAAGAAATCCTGTCATTCTTCGAAAAAAATGCAAAGTTATATTAAATTATACAGAAGGAATGCAAGTTCTCGAAGACACATCAATCCTGAAAAAAAGAACTCGTAGATCTTTTTTATGGCCGCAGCATTCACGTGGCACTTTTCACATATAAACTATCGTAACTAGCGATGCGGTAGCACCATCATGAAAGCTTTGCTTATATTTATAACGAAGGCGTTAGTCCAGAAAAGCCCATTCCTACGAGACGGCAgtaaatggcaaaaaaaatcacTTCTGAGCACACAATCTGTGCGAACTTTGGCTCCGTATTATCCGCACTAACATGTGTGATACTATCGTTACTTCAGCATGGTCATTTACAACTTGACAATTGCAACGTCCAGAGGCCTGTTCCCGCCGAATATCGTGGACGTATCCATGAATATTTGGCCCTCGGACGATATGCCGCGTGGCAGCGAAGTCTGGACCCACGACTTACACGATCGGTGCTCCAATGGGCGCTACGAAGAAGGCACGGCCGATTCTGTGAGCCCCTTACGTCGAGTGAGTGGTCTCGGTCTCTTGTCATTTGCCGTGGCCCTGGGTTTCGTGCTGGCGCACAACGCGGACGACCGCAATGTGCTGCTCAACTTCTTCATCCACCTGAGCAACGTCCTTGCTGCCATGGGTCGCCTGCTCTCGTGGTTCCTGCCCCTGGGTCTCGTGTCCCTCACTGCCAGTGCCATCATACTGGCCGCCTCGAGCCTTCGCACGGAGCAGGGCGTGTCGCTCCTGCTCACGTACTCGCTGAACGTCGTGGTGGCTGTGCTGGTGCACACTTTCGTCGTGCTGCCACTCGTACAGTGGGTCATGGTTCTGCGTTGGAACCGCGGCATGATAGGATTCCTCGGCCAGGTAGGAGGCGTGCCATCGCGGGCACCACAGACACAGGCGTGCGCAGGTTTTCGCTTTGAAGATGAGGGAGCGGGGGGGAAGGGCAATATCTGACTCAGTGTAGCTCAGCTTTCGCCCCGGTGATCTTGTCCAAAGAGCAACAGGCTTCACAATAggccaaaaagaaaagaaaatgatgatGTAATTCCCACAATTAGCTGCATTTGACTGATGGCTTCCCTGAAGTAAAATTTGTAACTAAACGTTTCCTGGTCGCAACGTCGCGTGTCTTTGACCGTCACAGCTGTGTGAAATCTTGCCGGTTGTAACTGAGTAAATGTATGAGGTAGTTTGCTCCGCCTCCCTCGATCACCTAGCAAGCCAAGAAGGGGAGAGGGCATCCGCCAATCAATCCGGTCTCCGCTTCACTCCTTCGACCTGCCTAATGAGATGTATAAGGCAAATTCTTTGCCAACAGCTAGTACACGTTCGCGAACAAAGATTGTTTCCTTTATTTACAAAGGGGCTGCGTTGAGGGAAGGCAGTTTTAGTACCGTGTGTTACAtactggctcatacgccatgtttattccgttctgcacttcttccttctcgacctctactaaccatcacttgatacgtcacacacgcatatatatatatatatatatatatataattacacGAGCATGTAGTGGGTGTGTCgctgttgcgtggctagtgtcgtcattacttgtgcgtgtcgaaGGTTTTTTGTCTGCGGAAAGACGACGAGACAAACTCGCGCTGCTCGATCGAAGCTGTTCCGCTATTTTCTACACTGTTACTTGCACTGATTTTACTACCGTGACAacctggtggacgtgctgggtattcatgactgaaatttgttagTAGAATTTTCGCAGGCTCTTGTGTCAGTTCTATAAGACCACGGGCGACGCATACTTGACGAGACAAGAGCACGGATACATTGCCTTCTACAACTCGGAAAGCCGTTCGGCTGATGTCACTCACATTCAGCACGTTACCATAACATTGGAACGGGGCGGTACTGTCACTGAATCATCGGATACACGCAACGCCATCATATGTGATTCACAATCCTGACAATGTTCGTTACGTGAAAACGGCACCAGCAATTATCCGAGATTTATAATAACCCCACATTCTCGAAGGAAGTCTAATCCCAAAATGACCTGCCTGGAACATTTCCGCAGTACGACGAAAGTCCCAATGAAGGTCGAAACGCCAATACGTACTCGGGCAGTGCACCTCCCAACCAGCGTCACTAGATGACTACCCGCGGTACGGAGCTGTCGACCGTCCCATGGCGTCACCACTTTTCGGAGAGCAGCCTTGAAGTCACCACTCGTAACGAAGCAATCAGCGCCAGTATCCACGAGTGCGGTGGCCGAGTGATTGTCGACGGTTATAGAAATATCAGGCGAAATCGCTGCGTCGCATTCAGAAAATTTCGTGACATAGATATCGGCGTCGTCAACGTGTCGTGGCAGAGGATGTTTGTCAGTTCGGTCAAGAGCGGCCCCGCCCCCAGAGGCAGCTGGCCTCAGTTTGCCTGGCGTGGGCCAAGATTTGGGGATGTGTTCCGTACACCAGAGAACGTGGCGTAACGACTAGGCGAGCCGAGGCACCGAGGAGAAGGTGAGCGTGGCCGGTGGCTTTGTGCAGTAGGAAATGGCTGCTGCGCTGCTAGGTATTGCTGAATCTTGTGAAGGCGCTCCCCTTTGCTGGGTGGACGCG
The sequence above is drawn from the Rhipicephalus microplus isolate Deutch F79 chromosome 3, USDA_Rmic, whole genome shotgun sequence genome and encodes:
- the LOC142802984 gene encoding excitatory amino acid transporter 1-like; its protein translation is MEYTEVTERRKCCAWATRHWEPGVIASSIVVGAILGLSLHRQPLTERQFIYISFPGEVYSRMLAMLFLPLKISCIVGSIGSTSYRTGGKMLRCALAYWSLSAASAAAIAFGSVLLLRSVRDEVASSLQLSASVAINVTAIETTDLAMEMISMVIYNLTIATSRGLFPPNIVDVSMNIWPSDDMPRGSEVWTHDLHDRCSNGRYEEGTADSVSPLRRVSGLGLLSFAVALGFVLAHNADDRNVLLNFFIHLSNVLAAMGRLLSWFLPLGLVSLTASAIILAASSLRTEQGVSLLLTYSLNVVVAVLVHTFVVLPLVQWVMVLRWNRGMIGFLGQTYVPLVVSASTRSMAASLSLGVSVLEMKSGFDARVVRTVLPMGIVLGRSGSVAQLCVSLLFLTHMYRVDLKNWELVAATANAIVASLSDDGASPEIVSLLLGIKGFHREPLVLAAQPFVYVYILFTSSFLAQCGASSETKYDRLSKCNLPVVSRLSRRNHILHHTQQ